Proteins found in one Aspergillus puulaauensis MK2 DNA, chromosome 8, nearly complete sequence genomic segment:
- the BFR2 gene encoding AATF family protein (BUSCO:EOG09262WSH;~COG:K,U;~EggNog:ENOG410PKUD;~InterPro:IPR012617,IPR039223,IPR025160;~PFAM:PF08164,PF13339;~go_component: GO:0005634 - nucleus [Evidence IEA]), whose product MAPKSLAEQIADLEDLTPRDFDPEDIERGGNSSDEEADEKDASAGREHYQAVGKAKLRNEDPVSLGKQYAGSRVSRDALEEESDDDPFKERSGDEESEGDDDVSDDDEEDISEESEVERPRKSKAVSKKGRLDEDDLEMDGSEDSEEDEEEFDEEESDEDEDEEDDEDEEEEEEDEETAKPSKRRVQFDDAKSDDREQLRQLMATDQKTIAASISRASKADATKGRAVKQQRSAFDALLNARIKLQKGLTATNQLTEAQPDVDADTDAFKSAESAALTLWSTLEDLRLTLVDAQTTDESKKRKRPSPATPSTSTSSLWKRMADLESDSVTHRRAVLDKWSLKVRGANATTLANSKTKLLGSASGKQQTITAVLDAHVASETADLRSAKRARNASVTPTTNGETAEQVDIYDDSVFYQSLLRELVEQRMSSSDAITNGLDTLHLLPSRNVHHVTGMRKDKVKRDVDTRASKGRKMRFDVHEKLQNFMAPEERGAWTRHARDEFFASLLGRTASGMLGEGSEDEEDVVRRGGADGGEESEDDVEGGLRLFRS is encoded by the exons ATGGCGCCAAAATCGCTGGCAGAGCAGATTGCTGACTTGGAGGACCTTACACCACGAG ACTTTGATCCTGAGGATATCGAGCGCGGTGGGAATTCCAGCGATGAAGAGGcagacgagaaggatgccaGTGCCGGCAGGGAGCACTACCAAGCTGTTGG GAAAGCGAAACTTCGCAACGAGGACCCCGTCTCGTTAGGGAAACAATATGCCGGTTCGCGAGTTAGCCGGGATGCTCTTGAAGAGGAGAGCGATGATGATCCGTTCAAAGAACGCTCGGGCGATGAAGAGAGTGAGGGTGATGACGATGTaagcgacgacgatgaggaggacattTCCGAAGAAAGTGAAGTGGAGAGGCCGCGCAAATCCAAGGCTGTCAGCAAAAAGGGTCGactggatgaggatgatttGGAGATGGACGGGTCAGAAGAtagtgaggaggacgaggaagaatttgacgaggaagagtccgacgaagacgaggatgaggaggacgacgaagatgaggaagaggaagaggaagacgaggaaactGCAAAGCCATCCAAACGCCGAGTGCAGTTCGACGACGCCAAATCCGACGACCGCGAACAACTCCGCCAGCTAATGGCCACGGACCAAAAGACCAtcgcagcctccatctcgcgAGCCTCCAAAGCGGACGCAACAAAAGGCCGAGCCGTCAAACAACAACGCTCAGCATTCGACGCCCTTCTCAACGCTCGCATCAAGCTCCAAAAGGGCCTCACGGcaaccaaccaactaacGGAAGCCCAGCCCGACGTTGATGCCGACACGGACGCCTTCAAATCCGCCGAATCCGCCGCCCTCACCCTCTGGTCCACCCTCGAAGACCTCCGCCTCACCCTGGTCGACGCCCAAACCACAGACGAGTCCAAGAAGCGCAAACGCCCatccccagcaacaccaagcacctcaacctcctcccttTGGAAACGCATGGCAGATCTCGAGTCCGACTCCGTCACGCACCGCCGCGCAGTGCTCGACAAATGGTCCCTCAAGGTCCGCGGCGCAAACGCCACAACCCTCGCAAACTCAAAGACGAAGCTCCTCGGCTCCGCATCCGGGAAGCAGCAAACCATCACCGCCGTGCTAGACGCCCACGTTGCATCCGAGACGGCGGATCTCCGCAGCGCTAAGCGGGCGCGCAACGCCTCAGTTACCCCAACTACAAATGGTGAAACGGCTGAACAGGTAGATATTTACGACGACAGCGTCTTCTACCAATCCCTTCTCCGCGAACTCGTCGAGCAGCGCATGTCCTCCTCGGACGCGATCACAAACGGCCTGGACACGCTGCACCTCCTGCCGTCGCGCAACGTGCACCATGTGACGGGTATGCGCAAGGACAAAGTGAAGCGGGACGTGGACACGCGCGCATCTAAGGGGCGCAAGATGCGCTTCGATGTGCATGAGAAACTGCAGAATTTCATGGCGCCTGAGGAGCGCGGGGCGTGGACGAGACATGCGAGGGATGAGTTCTTTGCTAGTCTGCTAGGACGCACGGCGAGTGGGATGCTTGGGGAGGggagtgaggatgaagaggatgttgTTCGACGGGGTGGGGCTGATGGtggagaggagagtgaggatgatgttgagggtGGGTTGAGGCTTTTCAGAAGCTGA
- a CDS encoding Mrp/NBP35 family ATP-binding protein (COG:D;~EggNog:ENOG410PJTC;~InterPro:IPR019591,IPR027417,IPR033756;~PFAM:PF01656,PF10609), which yields MSVQRRLFSTFQCLRHDNPLGLPRSGTPPPFPRRGRGLPEKRKIRDVKKVIAVSSAKGGVGKSTIAVNLALSFARRGIRTGILDTDIFGPSIPTLLNLSGEPRLDDKNCLIPLTNYGLKSMSMGYLLPPPPEQPNQTDIQRQPMDTTPISWRGLMVTKAMHQLLHSVSWGPLDVLFLDLPPGTGDVQLTINQEIILDGAVIVTTPQDIALRDAVRGFGMFQRMDVPVLGMVRNMAFFACPECGTKTKIFSAGLHDKHGHDHGHGGEADWGVLAECKRLGVDFLGDIPLDARVCEDADRGVPTVVAEEGDRSVRREAFTDVAEKVAKKVGIEW from the exons ATGAGTGTACAACGGAGGTTGTTTTCGACATTTCAATGTCTGCGACATGATAATCCGCTG GGCCTCCCGCGCTCCGGCACCCCGCCGCCATTTCCCCGTCGCGGCCGCGGCCTGCCAGAGAAGCGCAAGATTCGCGATGTGAAGAAGGTCATTGCTGTCTCCTCCGCGAAAGGAGGAGTAGGGAAATCGACCATCGCTG TGaatctcgccctctccttcgCCCGCCGCGGCATCCGCACCGGAATCCTCGACACAGATATCTTTGGCCCATCTATACCTACGCTCCTCAATCTCTCTGGCGAACCCCGGTTAGACGATA AAAACTGCCTCATCCCCCTAACAAACTACGGCCTAAAGTCCATGTCAATGGGCTacctcctcccaccaccccccgAACAACCCAACCAAACCGACATCCAGCGCCAACCAATGGACACAACCCCTATCTCCTGGCGTGGTCTTATGGTCACAAAGGCCATGCATCAACTACTGCACTCTGTATCCTGGGGTCCGCTGGACGTGCTATTCCTCGATCTACCACCAGGAACCGGAGATGTACAGCTCACAATAAACCAGGAGATCATCCTCGATGGTGCAGTTATCGTAACGACGCCGCAGGATATCGCTCTGCGGGACGCGGTGCGCGGGTTTGGGATGTTCCAGCGCATGGATGTCCCTGTATTAGGAATGGTGCGGaacatggccttcttcgcgtGTCCGGAGTGTGGGACCAAGACGAAGATTTTCTCGGCTGGTCTGCATGACAAGCATGGCCATgatcatggccatggtggcgAGGCGGATTGGGGCGTGTTGGCGGAGTGCAAACGGCTTGGGGTGGATTTTTTGGGTGATATCCCGCTTGATGCGAGGGTTTGTGAGGATGCCGATCGTGGTGTGCCGACTGTTGTTGCGGAAGAAGGGGACAGGAGCGTAAGGAGGGAGGCTTTTACGGATGTGGCGGAGAAGGTCGCTAAGAAGGTTGGCATTGAGTGGTAG
- a CDS encoding putative zinc metallopeptidase (COG:E;~EggNog:ENOG410PISA;~InterPro:IPR002933,IPR011650,IPR017439,IPR036264;~MEROPS:MER0002007;~PFAM:PF01546,PF07687;~go_function: GO:0016787 - hydrolase activity [Evidence IEA]), protein MQSSGPQCNALHGIVNQYRPDMAPYEAIYREIHSDPELSGQEKETSSLVANHLRKQGFEVHINIGGYGVAGILRNGPGPTVLLRADMDALPMEEKTGLEYASKRTVRNKDAREVPVMHACGHDTHVTGLLGGSELLHAARDQWSGALVVIFQPSEEELNGARAMLDDGLYDKIPKPDIVLAQHVVRMKAGTVAVRPGRLLTATDAFDVRIFGRGGHGSSPQMCVDPIVIGASIVMRLQSIVSREITPGELAIVSCGSIQAGHAPNIIPDQCDLKLSLRSYEPRVRKRLCTAVKRIIEAECAASGATEKPQITHTINAPATNNDEETVKELQKTFGSYFGDNLVETEPATASEDFSLLATAVGAPYVMWLFGGIEAEKWDDAVSRDAIDELPGNHSPFFGPDMKPTLKTAVDAMAVGALTFLKTKCLN, encoded by the exons ATGCAGAGCTCAG GTCCACAATGCAATGCCCTTCATGGCATCGTCAACCAATACCGCCCGGACATGGCGCCCTATGAGGCCATCTACCGCGAAATACACAGTGACCCCGAGCTCTCGgggcaggagaaggagacctcCTCACTCGTCGCCAACCATCTCCGAAAACAGGGTTTCGAGGTGCACATTAATATCGGCGGGTATGGCGTCGCCGGCATCCTGCGAAACGGGCCAGGTCCTACCGTGCTGCTCCGCGCCGACATGGACGCACTCccgatggaggagaaaacAGGGCTGGAGTATGCTAGTAAAAGAACCGTCCGGAACAAGGACGCCAGAGAGGTCCCCGTGATGCATGCATGCGGACACGATACCCATGTTACGGGCCTGCTGGGCGGCTCGGAGCTGCTCCATGCCGCACGAGACCAGTGGAGCGGAGCCCTGGTCGTGATCTTTCAGCCGTCGGAGGAGGAACTGAACGGCGCCCGCGCGATGCTCGACGATGGGCTCTATGACAAAATCCCCAAGCCGGATATTGTCCTCGCGCAGCACGTTGTCCGCATGAAGGCCGGGACGGTTGCCGTTCGGCCAGGGCGGCTACTAACGGCCACAGACGCCTTTGACGTGCGCATCTTTGGTCGTGGCGGTCACGGCTCTTCACCACAGATGTGCGTTGATCCGATTGTCATCGGTGCCTCGATCGTCATGCGCCTGCAGAGCATCGTTAGCCGCGAGATCACACCGGGGGAGCTGGCCATTGTCAGCTGCGGGAGTATCCAAGCGGGCCACGCGCCGAACATCATACCAGACCAGTGCGATCTTAAACTAAGTCTGCGGTCCTACGAGCCGAGGGTCCGGAAACGACTGTGCACAGCGGTCAAACGGATCATCGAAGCAGAGTGTGCAGCATCGGGGGCAACAGAGAAGCCGCAAATCACGCATACCATCAACGCCCCGGCAACTAACAACGATGAAGAAACGGTAaaggagctgcagaagacgtTTGGGTCCTATTTCGGAGACAACCTGGTGGAAACGGAACCCGCGACGGCGAGCGAGGACTTTTCATTGCTGGCGACAGCTGTCGGGGCGCCGTATGTCATGTGGCTGTTTGGAGGAATTGAGGCGGAGAAATGGGACGATGCTGTTTCGAGAGATGCAATAGATGAGCTGCCTGGTAACCACTCGCCGTTCTTTGGACCGGATATGAAACCTACGCTGAAAACTGCGGTGGATGCGATGGCCGTTGGGGCGCTGACTTTTTTGAAGACGAAGTGTTTGAATTAG
- a CDS encoding uncharacterized protein (TransMembrane:1 (o12-31i)) produces MPNLNIREWPRQLFHFITAYRPFYNLLLAFYTMMDMFWLGWDGTDPAYFSAVLNDYAELVILEGLHGFGAFAELGGAGFWDGFEDEDMDGFDEFDEFEDDYR; encoded by the exons ATGCCAAACCTCAATATCCGAGAATGGCCCCGGCAGCTCTTCCACTTCATCACG GCCTACCGCCCATTCTACAACCTGCTGCTAGCATTCTACACCATGATGGACATGTTCTGGCTCGGCTGGGACGGCACAGACCCTGCGTACTTTTCGGCTGTTCTGAACGACTACGCCGAGTTGGTTATCTTGGAGGGGTTACATGGTTTCGGTGCTTTTGCCGAGTTGGGTGGTGCGGGTTTCTGGGATGgtttcgaggatgaggacatggatggctttgatgaaTTCGATGAGTTTGAGGATGATTATCGATAA